From Variovorax sp. J2L1-78, the proteins below share one genomic window:
- a CDS encoding peptidylprolyl isomerase, with protein MVLATTLALGTSAWAQGAAPRVKLATSAGDIVVELAPEKAPKTVANFLQYVQDKHYDGTVFHRVIDGFMIQGGGFTADMRQKPTRAPVPLEASNGLKNAKYTIAMARTGDPNSATSQFFINVKDNTMLDAPNPDGYGYTVFGKVVAGSEVVDKIRAVQTGNKSGMQNVPLDTITIQSATVVAK; from the coding sequence CTGGTCCTGGCCACCACGCTCGCCCTGGGCACCAGCGCCTGGGCACAAGGCGCGGCACCGCGCGTGAAGCTGGCCACGTCGGCCGGCGACATCGTCGTCGAGCTGGCGCCCGAGAAGGCGCCGAAGACCGTCGCGAACTTCCTCCAGTACGTCCAGGACAAGCACTACGACGGCACGGTGTTCCACCGCGTCATCGACGGCTTCATGATCCAGGGCGGTGGCTTCACCGCCGACATGCGCCAAAAGCCGACGCGCGCACCGGTGCCGCTGGAGGCCTCGAATGGCCTCAAGAACGCCAAGTACACGATCGCCATGGCGCGCACCGGTGACCCGAATTCGGCAACATCGCAGTTCTTCATCAACGTGAAGGACAACACGATGCTCGACGCCCCCAACCCGGACGGCTACGGCTACACCGTGTTCGGCAAGGTCGTCGCGGGCAGCGAAGTGGTCGACAAGATCCGCGCCGTCCAGACCGGCAACAAGAGCGGCATGCAGAACGTGCCGCTCGACACCATCACCATCCAGTCCGCCACCGTCGTGGCGAAGTAA
- the tilS gene encoding tRNA lysidine(34) synthetase TilS codes for MDNPAAHALASWAVSLPLGVAYSGGADSTALLHAAAARWPGQVHALHVHHGLQSVADDFERHCASTCDALGVPLHIGRVDARHDSGDSPEDAARRARYAALAVLASAQGLQDVLLAQHADDQVETMLIALGRGAGLDGLAAMPREMIRHGVRFHRPLLDVPAADLRAWLAAESIPFIEDPSNTDERYTRNRIRRRVLPALAEALPQFRDTFARSARNAARASALLAELAEIDLATAGMPPAIEALQSLSRERRANALRHWLRSAHRAVPSEAQLQQLLDQVEACRTRGHGIRLKVADGFVERDGPRLRWYNVAPSP; via the coding sequence ATGGACAACCCCGCCGCCCATGCGCTCGCCTCGTGGGCGGTGTCGCTTCCGCTGGGCGTCGCCTACAGCGGTGGGGCCGATTCGACGGCCCTGCTGCATGCGGCGGCGGCACGCTGGCCGGGGCAGGTGCATGCGCTGCACGTGCATCACGGCCTGCAGTCGGTGGCGGATGATTTCGAGCGCCACTGCGCTTCCACCTGCGACGCGCTGGGCGTGCCGCTGCACATCGGCCGGGTCGATGCTCGTCACGACAGCGGCGACAGCCCCGAGGACGCGGCGCGGCGCGCGCGTTACGCCGCGCTCGCGGTACTGGCGTCCGCGCAGGGGCTGCAGGACGTGCTGCTCGCCCAGCATGCGGACGACCAGGTCGAGACGATGCTGATCGCGCTCGGCCGGGGGGCGGGGCTCGATGGCCTGGCCGCCATGCCGCGCGAGATGATCCGCCACGGCGTTCGTTTCCACCGGCCCCTGCTCGACGTGCCGGCGGCCGACCTGCGTGCGTGGCTCGCGGCCGAAAGCATTCCGTTCATCGAGGATCCGAGCAACACCGACGAGCGCTACACGCGCAACCGCATCCGCCGGCGGGTGCTGCCGGCGCTGGCCGAGGCCTTGCCGCAGTTCCGCGACACCTTCGCGCGCAGCGCGCGCAACGCGGCGCGCGCGTCGGCCTTGCTGGCCGAGTTGGCGGAGATCGACCTAGCGACCGCCGGCATGCCGCCAGCCATCGAAGCGTTGCAGTCCCTGTCGCGCGAGCGCCGCGCCAACGCCTTGCGGCACTGGCTGCGCAGCGCCCACCGCGCGGTGCCGAGCGAAGCCCAGCTGCAGCAGCTGCTCGACCAGGTCGAGGCCTGCCGCACCCGCGGCCACGGCATTCGGCTGAAGGTGGCCGACGGCTTCGTCGAGCGGGATGGGCCCCGGCTGCGTTGGTACAATGTCGCGCCTTCGCCGTAG
- a CDS encoding RNA-binding S4 domain-containing protein, with protein MDRLRIDKWLWAARFYKTRSLAADEIGKHRVQVNGDVAKASREVKAGDTVALRQGAVQRTVVVRGLSGQRGPAPVAQQLYEETADSIAAQAAAREQRRLGSEPALSIEQGRPTKRERRSLDQARSGWGPRWSASLDGDDSAE; from the coding sequence ATGGATCGTCTGCGTATCGACAAGTGGCTGTGGGCCGCGCGCTTCTACAAGACCCGCTCGCTGGCGGCCGACGAGATCGGCAAGCACCGCGTGCAGGTCAATGGCGACGTGGCCAAGGCCTCGCGCGAGGTCAAGGCCGGGGACACGGTCGCGCTGCGCCAGGGCGCGGTGCAGCGGACCGTGGTCGTGCGCGGCCTGAGCGGCCAGCGCGGGCCGGCGCCGGTGGCCCAGCAGCTCTACGAGGAAACCGCCGACAGCATCGCAGCACAGGCCGCGGCCCGTGAGCAGCGCCGCCTCGGCAGCGAGCCGGCGCTGAGCATCGAGCAGGGACGGCCGACCAAGCGGGAGCGCCGCAGCCTCGACCAGGCCCGAAGCGGTTGGGGCCCGCGCTGGAGCGCCAGCCTGGACGGCGACGACAGTGCCGAATAG
- a CDS encoding aspartate kinase, with product MALIVHKYGGTSMGSTERIKNVAKRVAKWARAGHQMVVVPSAMSGETNRLLGLAKELASSKTDASHDRELDMLASTGEQASSALLAIALQAEGVPSVSYAGWQVSVRTDSAFTKARIESIDDARVRADLAAGRVVVITGFQGVDDAGNITTLGRGGSDTSAVAIAAAMKAAECLIYTDVDGVYTTDPRVEPDARRLQTVSFEEMLEMASLGSKVLQIRSVEFAGKYKVPLRVLSSFTPWDIDINEEAKSGTLITFEEDENMEQAVVSGIAFNRDEAKISVLGVPDKPGIAYHILGAVADANIEVDVIIQNLSKDGKTDFSFTVNRNDYAKATDLLKAKVLPTLGAAEIVGDTKICKVSIVGIGMRSHVGVASKMFRVLSEEGINIQMISTSEIKTSVVIDEKYMELAVRALHKAFDLDQPTA from the coding sequence ATGGCATTGATCGTTCACAAATACGGCGGTACGTCGATGGGCTCGACCGAGCGCATCAAGAACGTCGCCAAGCGCGTCGCCAAATGGGCACGCGCCGGCCACCAGATGGTGGTGGTCCCGAGTGCCATGAGCGGCGAAACCAATCGGCTGCTGGGCCTCGCGAAGGAACTCGCGTCCAGCAAGACCGACGCGAGCCACGACCGCGAACTCGACATGCTCGCGTCCACCGGCGAGCAAGCGTCGTCGGCGCTGCTGGCCATCGCGCTGCAGGCCGAGGGCGTGCCTTCGGTGAGCTACGCCGGCTGGCAGGTGTCGGTGCGTACCGACAGCGCCTTCACCAAGGCCCGCATCGAGAGCATCGACGACGCCCGCGTGCGCGCCGACCTGGCCGCCGGCAGGGTGGTGGTCATCACCGGCTTCCAGGGCGTGGACGACGCCGGCAACATCACGACGCTGGGCCGCGGCGGCAGCGACACCTCGGCCGTGGCCATCGCCGCGGCGATGAAGGCGGCCGAATGCCTGATCTACACCGACGTCGACGGCGTCTACACGACCGACCCGCGCGTCGAGCCCGACGCACGCCGGCTGCAGACCGTCAGCTTCGAGGAGATGCTCGAGATGGCGAGCCTCGGCTCCAAGGTGCTGCAGATCCGCTCGGTGGAATTCGCCGGCAAGTACAAGGTCCCGCTGCGCGTGCTCTCGAGCTTCACGCCCTGGGACATCGACATCAATGAAGAGGCCAAGTCCGGCACGCTGATCACTTTCGAGGAAGACGAAAACATGGAACAAGCCGTCGTATCCGGCATCGCGTTCAACCGCGACGAAGCGAAGATCTCGGTGCTGGGCGTGCCCGACAAGCCGGGCATCGCGTACCACATCCTCGGCGCCGTCGCCGACGCGAACATCGAGGTCGACGTGATCATCCAGAACCTGAGCAAGGACGGGAAGACCGACTTCAGCTTCACGGTCAACCGCAACGACTACGCCAAGGCCACCGACCTGCTCAAGGCCAAGGTGCTGCCGACGCTGGGCGCCGCCGAAATCGTGGGTGACACCAAGATCTGCAAGGTCAGCATCGTGGGCATCGGCATGCGCAGCCATGTGGGCGTGGCGAGCAAGATGTTCCGCGTGCTGAGCGAAGAGGGCATCAACATCCAGATGATTTCCACCAGCGAAATCAAGACCTCCGTCGTGATCGACGAGAAGTACATGGAGCTGGCGGTGCGTGCTTTGCACAAAGCCTTCGATCTCGACCAGCCGACCGCCTGA
- a CDS encoding tetratricopeptide repeat protein, translated as MKQAVTLLPLSWSLRHAVRLFGILLFAAAGTLAHADDYADVNQLLRQGKAAEALTKADAYIAGKPRDPQMRFLRGVILTEQGKTADATTAFVQLTQDFPELPEPYNNLAALYAQQSKFDQARDALENAIRLNPNYATAHENLGDVYARLAAQSYAKAQQLASTNASAAPKLALIRQIFTGTPASISALPGAPVEARKQTHTK; from the coding sequence ATGAAGCAAGCCGTCACCCTCCTCCCGTTGTCGTGGTCCCTCCGTCATGCCGTGCGTCTATTCGGCATCCTGCTGTTCGCGGCGGCCGGCACGCTCGCGCATGCCGACGACTACGCCGACGTCAACCAGCTGCTCCGCCAGGGCAAGGCCGCCGAGGCACTGACCAAGGCCGATGCCTACATCGCCGGCAAGCCGCGCGACCCGCAGATGCGCTTCCTGCGCGGCGTGATACTCACCGAGCAAGGCAAGACGGCCGACGCAACCACGGCCTTCGTGCAGCTCACGCAGGACTTCCCCGAGCTGCCCGAGCCCTACAACAACCTGGCCGCGCTCTATGCGCAGCAGAGCAAGTTCGACCAGGCGCGCGATGCGCTGGAGAACGCGATCCGCCTGAACCCGAACTACGCCACGGCGCACGAGAACCTCGGCGACGTGTATGCACGGCTCGCGGCCCAGTCCTATGCCAAGGCGCAGCAGCTCGCATCCACCAACGCCAGCGCGGCACCCAAGCTCGCGCTGATTCGCCAGATCTTCACCGGCACGCCGGCCTCCATCTCGGCATTGCCGGGTGCGCCCGTCGAAGCGCGCAAGCAGACGCACACCAAGTAA
- the cysS gene encoding cysteine--tRNA ligase, producing the protein MSLRIYNTLSRELEEFSPLQPGQVRMYVCGMTVYDLCHIGHARMMMAFDVVQRWLRASGLDVTYVRNITDIDDKIIERAVKRGITIRALTDEMIALMHEDVAALGIEPPDVEPRATEYVPQMLGIIETLEQKGLAYRSPMGDVNYAVRKFPGYGKLSGKSLDELHAGERVAVLDGKDDPLDFVLWKASKPTEPAEVKWASPFGSGRPGWHIECSAMSCATLGETFDIHGGGADLQFPHHENEIAQSEGATGKPLAKVWMHNGFVRVDNEKMSKSLGNFFTIREVLQKYDRETLRFFLVRTHYRSPLNYSDAHLDDARNALKRLYTALHSVAPATVAIDWSQPQAARFKAAMDEDFGTPEAIAVLFDLAGEVNRTASAETAALLKALAGTLGLLQGDPQQFLQAGSALDDAAIQVLIAQRAAAKAAKNFAEADRIRNDLLAQGIVLKDSATGTTWAAAQ; encoded by the coding sequence ATGAGTCTGCGCATCTACAACACGCTGTCGCGTGAATTGGAGGAGTTTTCTCCACTGCAACCCGGCCAGGTGCGCATGTACGTCTGCGGGATGACCGTGTACGACCTCTGCCACATCGGCCACGCGCGGATGATGATGGCCTTCGACGTGGTCCAGCGTTGGCTGCGCGCCTCAGGCCTTGACGTGACCTACGTGCGCAATATCACCGACATCGACGACAAGATCATCGAGCGCGCGGTCAAGCGCGGCATCACGATCCGCGCCCTGACCGACGAGATGATCGCGCTCATGCACGAGGACGTCGCCGCGCTCGGGATCGAGCCGCCCGACGTCGAGCCGCGCGCCACCGAATATGTGCCGCAGATGCTCGGCATCATCGAGACACTCGAGCAGAAGGGCCTGGCCTACCGTTCGCCGATGGGCGACGTGAACTACGCGGTGCGCAAGTTTCCCGGCTACGGCAAGCTGTCGGGCAAGTCGCTCGACGAACTGCATGCGGGCGAACGTGTCGCGGTGCTCGACGGCAAGGACGATCCGCTCGACTTCGTGCTCTGGAAGGCGTCGAAGCCGACCGAGCCCGCCGAGGTGAAGTGGGCGAGCCCCTTCGGCTCGGGCCGGCCGGGCTGGCACATCGAGTGCTCCGCCATGAGCTGCGCCACACTGGGCGAGACCTTCGATATCCACGGCGGCGGCGCCGACCTGCAGTTCCCGCACCACGAGAACGAGATCGCACAGAGCGAAGGCGCCACCGGCAAGCCGCTGGCCAAGGTGTGGATGCACAACGGCTTCGTGCGCGTGGACAACGAGAAGATGTCCAAGAGCCTGGGCAACTTCTTCACCATCCGAGAAGTGCTGCAGAAGTACGACCGCGAGACGCTGCGCTTCTTCCTCGTCCGCACGCACTACCGCAGCCCGCTCAACTACAGCGACGCGCATCTGGACGACGCGCGCAATGCGCTCAAGCGGCTGTACACGGCCCTGCATTCGGTGGCGCCGGCCACCGTTGCCATCGACTGGTCGCAGCCGCAGGCCGCGCGCTTCAAAGCCGCGATGGACGAGGACTTCGGCACGCCCGAGGCGATCGCCGTGCTGTTCGACCTGGCGGGCGAGGTGAACCGCACGGCGTCGGCCGAAACGGCTGCCCTGCTGAAGGCGCTGGCCGGCACGCTGGGCCTGCTGCAGGGCGACCCGCAGCAGTTCCTGCAGGCGGGCAGTGCGCTCGACGATGCGGCCATCCAGGTGCTGATCGCGCAGCGTGCGGCGGCCAAGGCGGCAAAGAATTTTGCCGAGGCGGACCGCATCCGCAACGACCTGCTCGCGCAGGGCATCGTGCTCAAGGATTCGGCCACGGGCACGACCTGGGCTGCGGCGCAGTGA
- a CDS encoding sensor histidine kinase: MRRPFPTSASSLRARLLLGILVPVALVIAVNSVSLYRQSLAAATIAYDRTLLASAKTIGEQLDVTGYDEAAVLRAVVPYSALEAFEADSQSRMYYRVSTLNGEMISGFDEVPFWRGTLPIRPPYAALVDFYDAEFRGQQVRIAVLLQPVASAVGRGMAVVQVAETLEIRETLARKLLLDTLWRQAVLLAVIAGVTALVVQRATQPVRALGEAIEARAADDLSPIEAPDAPRELRPLVEATTRVMGRLQALLDHQKRFVRDSAHQLRTPLAVLKAQVQSARRGDVPADQALGEIDATVARATTLANQMLSLAKVEQLRQQPESSTQDLGEVVRQVALDVSPLIADKALDFELDAHAVPVHAHRWMLQELTRNLLHNAIKHSPRGGMLSVRVRADDGEALLGIADAGPGIPDELRGRLFAPFSAGDMASGSGLGLAICQEIVHALGGTIALDNRLADGRVVGLDATVRLPLEQG, from the coding sequence GTGAGGCGGCCCTTCCCGACCTCGGCGAGCTCGCTACGGGCACGGCTGCTGCTCGGCATCCTGGTGCCGGTGGCGCTCGTCATCGCGGTCAACAGCGTGAGCCTGTACCGCCAGAGCCTGGCCGCGGCCACCATCGCCTACGACCGCACGCTGCTGGCATCGGCCAAGACCATCGGCGAGCAGCTCGACGTGACCGGCTACGACGAGGCGGCCGTGCTGCGCGCGGTCGTGCCCTATTCCGCGCTCGAGGCCTTCGAGGCCGACAGCCAGAGCCGGATGTACTACCGCGTGTCGACGCTGAATGGCGAGATGATCTCCGGCTTCGACGAGGTGCCCTTCTGGCGCGGCACCTTGCCGATCCGCCCGCCCTACGCGGCGCTGGTCGATTTCTACGACGCAGAGTTTCGCGGGCAGCAGGTGCGCATCGCCGTGCTGCTGCAACCCGTGGCCAGCGCCGTCGGCCGCGGCATGGCGGTGGTGCAGGTGGCGGAAACGCTCGAGATCCGCGAGACGCTGGCGCGCAAGCTGCTGCTCGACACGCTCTGGCGCCAGGCCGTGCTGCTGGCCGTGATCGCCGGGGTCACCGCGCTGGTCGTGCAGCGCGCAACGCAGCCGGTGCGCGCGCTGGGCGAAGCCATCGAGGCCCGCGCCGCCGACGACCTGTCGCCCATCGAGGCGCCCGACGCCCCGCGCGAACTGCGCCCGCTGGTCGAGGCGACGACGCGCGTCATGGGCCGGCTGCAGGCGCTGCTCGACCATCAGAAGCGCTTCGTGCGCGACAGCGCCCACCAGCTGCGCACGCCGCTGGCCGTGCTCAAGGCGCAGGTGCAGTCGGCGCGGCGCGGCGACGTGCCGGCGGATCAAGCCCTTGGCGAGATCGACGCCACCGTGGCGCGCGCGACGACGCTGGCCAACCAGATGCTCTCACTGGCCAAGGTCGAGCAGTTGCGCCAGCAGCCGGAATCGAGCACGCAGGACCTGGGCGAGGTGGTGCGCCAGGTGGCGCTCGACGTGTCGCCGCTGATCGCCGACAAGGCGCTCGACTTCGAACTCGACGCCCATGCCGTGCCAGTCCACGCCCACCGCTGGATGCTGCAGGAGCTGACACGCAACCTGCTGCACAACGCCATCAAGCACAGCCCGCGCGGCGGCATGCTGTCGGTGCGGGTGCGTGCCGACGATGGCGAGGCGCTGCTGGGCATCGCCGACGCCGGCCCCGGCATCCCGGACGAACTGCGGGGCCGTCTGTTCGCGCCCTTCTCGGCCGGTGACATGGCCAGCGGCTCGGGGCTCGGGCTGGCGATCTGCCAGGAAATCGTGCATGCGCTGGGGGGAACGATCGCGCTGGACAATCGCCTGGCGGACGGCCGCGTCGTCGGGCTCGACGCCACCGTGCGGCTGCCGCTGGAACAAGGATAG
- a CDS encoding DNA-3-methyladenine glycosylase family protein, whose product MSPAVSPPVKIITPDYWVEACKHLSKKDRVMKRLIPQFGDACLESRGDAFTTLARSIVGQQISVKAAQSVWDRFEALPRKMTPRNVLKLKVDDMRAAGLSARKVEYLVDLAIHFDSGAVHIDAWKDMTDEMIIDELVAIRGIGRWTAEMFLIFHLMRPNVLPLDDIGLINGVSQNYFSGEPVSRSDLREVGVGWAPYCSVATWYIWRSLDPVPVAY is encoded by the coding sequence ATGTCGCCCGCCGTTTCCCCGCCCGTCAAGATCATCACGCCCGACTACTGGGTGGAAGCCTGCAAGCACCTGTCCAAGAAAGACCGGGTGATGAAGCGGCTCATCCCGCAGTTCGGCGACGCCTGCCTGGAGTCGCGCGGCGACGCCTTCACCACGCTGGCGCGCAGCATCGTCGGCCAGCAGATTTCCGTGAAGGCCGCGCAGTCGGTGTGGGACCGCTTCGAGGCGCTGCCGCGCAAGATGACGCCGCGCAACGTGCTCAAGCTCAAGGTCGACGACATGCGCGCGGCGGGGCTGTCGGCGCGCAAGGTCGAGTACCTGGTCGACCTCGCCATCCATTTCGATTCCGGCGCCGTGCACATCGACGCCTGGAAGGACATGACCGACGAGATGATCATCGACGAGCTGGTGGCGATCCGCGGGATCGGCCGCTGGACCGCCGAGATGTTCCTCATCTTCCACCTCATGCGGCCCAACGTGCTGCCATTGGACGACATCGGCCTGATCAACGGCGTGAGCCAGAACTACTTTTCGGGCGAGCCGGTCAGCCGCAGCGACCTGCGCGAGGTGGGTGTGGGCTGGGCGCCTTATTGCAGCGTGGCGACTTGGTATATTTGGCGGTCGCTCGACCCGGTACCGGTCGCGTACTAA
- a CDS encoding universal stress protein — MYRYILVPLDGSKTAERGLREAIRFADAQKTKGKLHLVHVIDEFPTLVELSSMNSFELSIQRLRDDGHALLERAARTAAEADVEADTALCEVTQGRIADALVDEARKSGCDLIVMGTHGRRGFSRLALGSDADLVVRASTVPVLLVRDTSADT, encoded by the coding sequence ATGTACCGCTACATCCTGGTTCCGCTCGACGGCAGCAAGACGGCCGAGCGCGGCCTGCGCGAGGCGATCCGATTCGCCGACGCGCAGAAGACCAAAGGCAAGCTGCATCTGGTGCACGTCATCGATGAATTCCCCACATTGGTCGAGCTCTCGTCGATGAACAGCTTCGAGCTCTCGATCCAGCGCCTGCGCGACGACGGCCATGCATTGCTGGAGCGGGCTGCACGCACCGCCGCCGAAGCCGACGTGGAGGCCGACACGGCCCTGTGCGAAGTCACGCAAGGCCGCATTGCCGACGCGCTGGTGGACGAGGCCCGCAAGAGCGGCTGTGACCTCATCGTGATGGGCACGCACGGCCGCCGCGGCTTCAGCCGACTGGCGCTCGGCAGCGACGCCGACCTGGTGGTGCGCGCGAGCACGGTGCCGGTGCTGCTCGTGCGCGACACCTCGGCAGACACCTGA
- a CDS encoding trypsin-like peptidase domain-containing protein, which translates to MPDSRVESGFASLVTRRSASVVDIATLRIGRDASPELEFMPENDFADRLAWPLPASVQLSQIRDLASGLILSSDGYILTSAHVIRNVDDIQVRLDDGRRFRARVVGLDARSDVGVLKIAATGLPTAAMGDSSQLATGDWVAAIGAPFGFHGTFTAGVVSATGRFLNGGGDIPFIQTDVAINPGSSGGPLFNSRGEVVAINALIYSGNGGYMGISFAVPINLALKIAHALRDNGIVRRVHLGAEFQEVTPALAQSFAAPGTTGALVVQVHDGGPAHAAGLAVGDIVTAIDGVPMARPMDLLDAIAARPAGTRCRLTVWRRGANTTVRVTLALQPGSTPHDAPPSDLAWTDDLGLTLRELTPAQRLQLRIDSGLWVHDAAGLARSEGVRPGDVVIAVNDQRVAHVADFKRLLAALPPGGGSVALLLMRDRRMAYLAIGLPPKPSAR; encoded by the coding sequence ATGCCCGACTCGCGGGTCGAGTCGGGGTTCGCGTCGCTGGTGACACGACGCAGCGCCAGCGTGGTGGACATTGCGACGCTTCGCATCGGGCGCGATGCGAGCCCTGAACTCGAGTTCATGCCGGAAAACGACTTCGCCGACCGGCTGGCCTGGCCGCTCCCGGCGAGCGTGCAGCTCAGCCAGATCCGCGATCTCGCCTCGGGCCTGATCCTGTCCAGCGATGGCTACATCCTCACGAGCGCGCACGTGATCCGCAACGTGGACGACATCCAGGTGCGACTCGACGACGGCCGGCGCTTCCGTGCACGTGTGGTGGGTCTCGACGCGCGCAGCGACGTGGGCGTGCTCAAGATCGCGGCCACCGGGCTGCCCACTGCCGCCATGGGCGACTCCTCCCAACTGGCCACGGGCGACTGGGTGGCGGCGATCGGCGCGCCCTTCGGTTTCCATGGCACCTTCACCGCTGGTGTGGTCAGCGCCACCGGGCGCTTTCTCAATGGCGGGGGCGACATTCCCTTCATCCAGACCGACGTCGCCATCAACCCCGGCAGTTCCGGCGGTCCCCTCTTCAACAGCCGGGGCGAGGTGGTAGCGATCAATGCGCTGATCTACAGCGGCAATGGCGGCTACATGGGCATCTCCTTCGCGGTCCCCATCAATCTGGCGCTGAAGATTGCCCATGCGTTGCGCGACAACGGCATCGTCCGGCGTGTGCACCTGGGCGCCGAGTTCCAGGAAGTGACGCCGGCACTCGCGCAGTCGTTCGCCGCGCCCGGCACCACGGGCGCTCTGGTCGTGCAGGTGCACGACGGCGGTCCGGCGCACGCCGCCGGTCTGGCGGTCGGCGACATCGTGACCGCGATCGATGGTGTGCCCATGGCCCGCCCCATGGACCTGCTCGATGCCATCGCCGCACGGCCGGCCGGCACGCGGTGCCGCCTGACGGTCTGGCGGCGCGGCGCCAACACCACCGTCCGCGTCACGCTGGCCCTTCAACCGGGCAGCACGCCCCACGACGCCCCGCCCAGCGACCTCGCGTGGACCGATGACCTCGGCTTGACGCTGCGCGAACTCACCCCTGCACAGCGCCTGCAGCTTCGCATCGACAGCGGTCTGTGGGTGCACGATGCCGCGGGGCTCGCGCGCAGCGAAGGAGTCCGGCCGGGCGATGTGGTCATCGCTGTCAATGACCAGCGCGTGGCACACGTCGCCGACTTCAAACGCCTGCTCGCCGCATTGCCGCCGGGTGGCGGCAGTGTCGCGCTGCTGCTGATGCGTGACCGCCGGATGGCCTACCTGGCCATCGGCTTGCCGCCGAAGCCGTCCGCGCGCTGA
- a CDS encoding acetyl-CoA carboxylase carboxyltransferase subunit alpha gives MAKRTFLDFEQPIAELEGKIEELRYVQTESAVDISEEIDQLSKKSQQLTKDIYSDLTPWKITKIARHPERPYTLDYVHEIFTDFVELHGDRHFSDDLSIIGGLARFNGVPCMVIGHQKGRDTKERTARNFGMSKPEGYRKALRLMKTAEKFKLPVFTFVDTPGAYPGIDAEERGQSEAIGRNIFEMAQLEVPIIVTIIGEGGSGGALAISVGDQLVMLQYSIYSVISPEGCASILWKTSEKAQEAADALGITAHRLKALGLVDKIVNEPVGGAHRDHKQMAAFLKRALNDAFRQVSDLKVKELLERRYERLQSYGRFSDTKADSTR, from the coding sequence TTGGCGAAACGAACCTTCCTCGACTTCGAGCAGCCCATCGCTGAACTCGAAGGCAAGATCGAAGAACTGCGCTATGTGCAGACGGAATCAGCGGTCGATATCTCCGAAGAGATCGACCAGCTCAGCAAGAAGAGCCAGCAGCTCACCAAGGACATCTACAGCGACCTGACGCCCTGGAAGATCACCAAGATCGCCCGGCATCCGGAACGCCCGTACACGCTCGACTACGTCCACGAGATCTTCACCGACTTCGTCGAGCTGCATGGCGACCGCCATTTCTCGGACGACCTGTCGATCATCGGCGGGCTGGCGCGTTTCAACGGCGTGCCCTGCATGGTCATCGGCCACCAGAAGGGCCGCGACACGAAGGAGCGCACCGCGCGCAACTTCGGCATGAGCAAGCCCGAGGGCTACCGCAAGGCGCTGCGCCTGATGAAGACGGCCGAGAAGTTCAAGCTGCCGGTCTTCACCTTCGTCGACACGCCGGGCGCCTACCCCGGCATCGACGCGGAAGAGCGTGGGCAGTCGGAAGCCATCGGCCGCAACATCTTCGAGATGGCGCAGCTGGAGGTGCCGATCATCGTCACCATCATCGGTGAGGGCGGCTCCGGCGGCGCGCTGGCCATTTCGGTCGGCGACCAGCTGGTGATGCTGCAGTACTCAATCTACTCGGTCATCAGCCCCGAAGGCTGCGCCTCGATCCTGTGGAAGACCAGCGAGAAGGCGCAGGAAGCGGCCGACGCGCTGGGCATTACGGCCCACCGCCTGAAGGCGCTCGGCCTGGTCGACAAGATCGTGAACGAGCCGGTCGGCGGCGCGCACCGCGACCACAAGCAGATGGCTGCCTTCCTCAAGCGCGCGCTGAACGATGCGTTCCGCCAGGTCAGCGACCTGAAGGTGAAGGAGCTGCTCGAGCGCCGCTACGAGCGCCTGCAGAGCTACGGCCGTTTCTCGGACACCAAGGCCGACAGCACCCGCTGA